One region of Juglans regia cultivar Chandler chromosome 4, Walnut 2.0, whole genome shotgun sequence genomic DNA includes:
- the LOC118348188 gene encoding uncharacterized protein LOC118348188: MSSSSSSMSSSSFAKRTLGQAHCFCKVDATLRYSCTPRNPERPFLGCPKYNTEGLPYCKFFKWADSNQEIEFHLQERNNDLLRREKEVEKMLDDVEKMKTELRKRVDEIEKRELVLSGHTTQMETEVSHVNK; the protein is encoded by the exons AtgtcgtcgtcatcatcatcaatgtctTCTTCATCCTTTGCAAAACGTACTTTAGGACAAGCACATTGCTTCTGTAAGGTCGATGCCACATTGAGATATTCATGCACTCCAAGAAATCCAgaacgacccttcttagggtgtccaaagtacaataCAGAG ggattaccatattgtaaatttttcaaGTGGGCAGATAGTAATCAAGAGATTGAGTTCCATCTtcaagaaagaaacaatgatCTGTTAAGGAGGGAGAAGGAGGTCGAGAAGATGCTGGACGATGTGGAAAAGATGAAGACTGAGCTCCGTAAAAGAGTGGATGAAATCGAGAAGAGAGAGCTGGTG CTCAGTGGTCATACTACGCAGATGGAAACAGAGGTGTCTCATGTGAACAAATAA
- the LOC108995393 gene encoding mitochondrial amidoxime-reducing component 1-like: MAARVSSIFIYPVKSCRGISLLRAPITATGFRWDRQWVVVNAKGRACTQRVEPRLALVVVELPSEAFIEGWEPTQSSYMVLKAPGMNVLKVSLRKPHETADGVSVWEWSGSALDEGDEASQWFSDFLGKPYRLVRFNTASETRPVEPQYAPGHKILFSDMYPYLLLSQGSMDALNELLNNPIPVNRFRPNILVDGCEPYAEDLWTEIRINNFTFQGVKLCSRCKVPTINQETGIAGPEVSETLKAFRSDKVLRPTQKQKGKVYFGQNLVWKDSQTVAEGKGKVIEVGDPVYVLKMVSSANEAAA, translated from the exons ATGGCAGCCAGGGTCTCATCGATTTTTATATACCCAGTAAAGTCGTGTCGCGGAATCTCACTTCTCCGAGCACCGATCACTGCTACCG GGTTTCGTTGGGATCGGCAATGGGTTGTTGTAAATGCCAAAGGGAGGGCATGCACTCAAAGAGTTGAACCAAGACTTGCTTTAGTTGTGGTGGAGTTGCCAAGTGAAGCTTTTATAGAGGGTTGGGAACCTACTCAGAGCTCATATATGG TCTTAAAAGCACCAGGGATGAATGTGCTCAAGGTTTCTTTACGTAAACCACATGAAACAGCAGATGGTGTCTCAGTTTGGGAGTGGTCTGGCTCTGCATTGGATGAAGGGGATGAAGCATCACAATGGTTTTCCGATTTTCTTGGGAAGCCCTACCGGCTAGTTCGATTTAATACTG CATCAGAAACTAGGCCTGTGGAACCTCAATATGCTCCTGGACACAAAATCTTATTTTCTGACATGTATCCATACTTGCTGTTGTCTCAG GGATCAATGGATGCACTAAATGAGCTTCTCAACAATCCCATACCAGTTAACCGTTTTAGGCCCAA CATCCTGGTAGATGGTTGTGAACCATATGCTGAAGATCTATGGACAGAGATCCGGATAAACAATTTCACATTTCAGGGTGTCAAGCTATGCTCCCGCTGTAAG GTCCCTACAATCAATCAAGAGACTGGGATTGCAGGCCCTGAGGTAAGTGAAACTCTCAAGGCATTCCGGTCAGACAAAGTCTTGCGTCCAACTCAAAAACAGAAGGGAAAG GTCTACTTTGGTCAGAATTTAGTCTGGAAGGACTCTCAAACTGTAGCTGAAGGGAAAGGAAAGGTCATCGAAGTGGGAGATCCTGTTTATGTTCTCAAAATGGTTTCCTCTGCTAATGAAGCAGCAGCTTGA